The window atttcagtgatgtgtGAAAGTTACTGTGGTAACAGTTGATGGTATGTTTATGTGATGTGAGCAGACTTCTAAAGGTTGTATATGTTTCTACCTTCAGACGCAGCAGGACACCTGGACAGCGCTTCTTGTTCCTGTCCCCAGCCgctccatcatccctcaggtGGTCCTCCATAAGGTCCCGGCGGCAGCAGCCTCCTGCAGAGcttcacctctcacctctctctcccctcctgcctcctcctctggctcttctcccttttctctctcctctccaagctcctcatcctctgctctctcttcattcTGGACTTGTGTTGAGGTATCAGACCATCCTCCTAAGCTCATCCTGAGGAGGGACCCTCAGCCTCCCCCTGAGCCTGCAGAAGCACCCCCAGCAGatgcctctgcctccctctctggctcttctctctcttcgcTCCCCTcgccttctctcctccctctcctctctcctctctcctcctcctcttctagcTCCTCGTCTCCGGACCAACCTGAGCACCCATCAGCtgtatttcattctctctgtgctttgatttttttgcgCTCCTGGTCTAGGTGCTCGTCTCCGGACAAACCCGAGTCACCCCCTGAGCCTGCAGAAGCACCTCCAGCAGAtgcctctgcctccttctctggctcttctctctcttcgcTCCCCTcgccttctctcctccctctcctctctcctctcctcctcctcttctagcTCCTCGTCTCCGGACCAACCTGAGCCACCCATCAGCtgtatttcattctctctgtgctttgattTTCTGCGCTCCTGGTCTAGGTGCTCGTCTCCGGACAACGAGTCGCCCCCTGAGCCTTCCAAGGTGCGCCCCCCTGGACCACCTGAACCACCCAGTCAGCGTTTGGAGGTGCGCCCCCCTGGACCACCTGAGCCAACCAGTCCACCTGGGTTGTTTGGGAACCAGCCTGAACCGCAGTGGGTGAAGGATGTCCGGTCCTTCatggagaggagggagccaTATGATTCCATGGGGTGCAAAAGGACCATTAAGGCTGAAGGTAGGTCTCCAGGTAAGCCAGAGTCATTACGTCGTTatcattacacattttaatttccttacattttttgtgaatgATTTTGTATTGAACTTGTGTGATTTGCTTTGAATTagtttgaattgaattgattgaGGGGCCATGCAGCGTGAGAATGGTGTTCTTGTTGCTGCACCATGACTCAGGCAGGGTGTCTGCACAGAGCGAGTGTGATCTGGGAGGGATAGCGTGAACCTCCAACGTGTTTCGACCTCccagtgaagctgctctgtgacagagaaagaaaaggatggCGACACCATGTCAAGGAGGTTCACATGTCTGTCGACGCCCACCCTAGACCGACAAGAGTCTGCAGTGACAAGGGCCTCATGGCAGGGGTCAGCTGTAGAAAGTTAGCATGTAGGTAGCATGTGTAGTTATGCTAGAGAAGAAATTATTACAATAGGGAAGAAATCATTTaggaagagaagggagaagagaagaggaagaaaaaggtaAGATGTAcgacagggaggagaggaggaggagtccttcagaagaagaaggtaagtctttcatgttattatcagatttcatgcagttATGAATTATAtcactgtttatctgatttctaaagtttttagctcaatctgcttgtcttctgtttttcttttagagagatgacgagagaggagaggagaggagaggaggtggagggcaacatgacatgTAAACCCTCTCatataaaaggtaaatatttcatgttattatcagatttaatgtaatgatGAATGATACCTGAGTTTACctgatttctaaagttttaAACTACAACCTGTTcgtcttctgtttttcattcagagagatgatgacagaggagaggagaggaggtggagggcaacatgacatgaaaacccTCTCATCTAAAAGGTAAACATCCATTTATCTACTGTTATTACCTGATTTTATGAAgttcattatttgaagtttttaactgttaatcccttttgtctgtcatttatttctgcagagggaggaaagggttttttttaaagagaagaggagaagacaggctgaggagatgagaaaagagaagagaaaaatcagagtggaggagaggagaggaggtggagggcaacatgacatgTAAACCCTCTCATCtaaaaggtaaatatccatTTATCTACTGTTATTACCAGATTCTAAGttcatttaattcattatttgaagtttttaactgttaatcccttttgtctgtcatttatttctgcagagaggagaaaaaatgagggaagagacatgaaaaaaggaaaaaagacgagagggggaggaggagggtaaatatttcttgttgttATCAGATTTCGTGCAGTGATGAATTATTATActtctgtttacctgatttctacatttttgttttttgtcttttttcttctagagagaggagaggaggtggaggacaatATGAAAAGTGAACCGTCaccatcaaaaagaaaaacatctgtttatgtCATACTGTCTACATGATACACAGGAAGAATCCATCTGttcacatttattcactgaaaatgtaactaTTATCCCCCATCTGCATTTtttagaaagaggagaggagacacgattgaggaagagagtgaggagacgagaaaaggaaagaaaagaggaaaatcagagtggaggagaggagaggaggtggagggcattATAAAGTGGAAAccctctcatgtaaaaggtaaacatccatttatctaatgttattatcagtttttatcaagttcattatttgaagtttttaactacaacctgtttgtcttctgttgtttgtttagtgagataatgacagaggaggtggagaggaggtggaggacattACGAAGAATGAACACTCACATATAAAAGGTAGGAAGCTAATGTCTCTGAAAGCAGCTTAACTTCCCTGTAATAACTTGAGACTGGTCTGAAAAGTTGttctcttcttgtgttttccttttcagccAAGAAAACTCTGACCTGCCACTTCACAAACTACAAGTGAAACATGTTTCTACAAAGATTTTTCTCATgttcaaactgttcaaaaacaagtgtttgaaatacaaagtgacaacaaaaagtgtgttttgtgattACATTTATAAAGACTTGTGACTTGATTGAGATTATTGTAATACTGATTATAGTGATGATATTGATTTAGAttactgtcaacagtttttattggaactactttcttcttcttcttcttcttcttcttcttctgatagatagatagatagatagatagatagatagatgactttattcatccccaAAGGGAAATTTGGTTGTCACAGTAGTCCGTATGTGAATGCAACAAAAACGGTACAAGATAGAATAATACAATggtataaaatagaatataacaGTATATAGTgcaaatggcagcagcagcagaatacaacaataaaggtataatatgcatgataaatgataaataaagaagaaatagTCATTTACCTGAGGTCATTTTACAGCCAGTTGtgtacaacaacacagtgttatGGAGGTTTACATAAGTAAATGATTTGAGTATTTCATCCACATACTcacaatttatttacattaattacatGACCACAAAGAAGTGATTTAAGTGTATTACAAAGGTTAAATGAAggtagttttatttgttgaagaCACTGCATATGAAcaattatttataaaataattattataaaaagcATCAGTCATTCTTTATTGAAATTGTTATTTATAGCAATTATAGCAATTTGATAAATGTTACAGAATccattttctgatttttctAGCATTTAATATTCTTcatcacaaatcacacaactaaaatacaatactagtaaactgtttattttgtcaacaTTAAACAGTGTGAAATCATCCCTGAATATTGAGAGGCTCAAGTGAAATCTCAGCTGCCATCTCAGCACCCACTGATATAGAAATGTTTGCCTTTTTGACAAAGTATGACTGAATGCTCATTCAACTGTGTGCTATTCCATAAATATTTCAATCTGTACTCACCAACATGAACTTATCAGAAATGCTAAATGAACATGTTAACAAGTTAAGACTGTCATTGATATGTCAGTGTCAATAGTGCCATACTCTTCCAGACAAATCCACTGCACCCAACACAGAGCTGGAATAGTGCTTTTCAACATCCTACATCCAACACAGTCTTTAGCAAAGTCAAAGCTGAGGAAGGCTGCTGCCCTCAGTCTGTGTGACCCAGGTGAGCTGTATGTGAGCAGAGGGTCCCATGGAGCTGACAGTGTCTTTGTAAATtgttgtttaagtcatttacgAGATGTAGAAGTGATTTGGGGTGTACCAGCAGCAGTATTTGCCACGGCGATAGCTTTTAAGACAGTAACTTCAAACACTTCAAAAGTATAGTGCAGTGTTGGGGGGTACGCAAGGTTGAGGGCATAAATCAGCTGCATAAGCAGCGTGCAAGCTTTAGCAGTATTGCCACATCCTTGCAACATCTCCTTGCCTTCAAGAAGGATGGATACATCCACTGGATCCTCTCCATCAGCACTGTGGACAACTAGGATCTTGAGGATGTGTCGAGAGGCATCACTGCGGCTGTTCTCCTGCATACAATTTACAAGAACAATGAAGACAATTCTATTGAGAAACAAATACTAATAAAATTGCTTGATTTGTTGACCTCAGTATCAGGGTGCTAAAAATAACCATCATTAAACACAGCTCAGATTACGTTCAATTGAGTCACATCTATTTGCATTAGCAAAACATTTGTAGAACATGGTGCAAGATGACTGCACTCCACAGACTGTAGCCCCCAAATGAATGTTGCTTGAATGTTGCTCTCAGCCATAAATTGTGTGCCTTTGACACTTTATAGTGCGAGGAAACCCTATGGCTTTGTAATCCCAGATTTTTGTGAGTATACACAAAAGCTGAGCAGAATATCTTCATCTCTTCCTTTACCTCCTCTCTTACCTTAGGGTTAACTTTAACTGTGATGATAACATGATAACATTCAAATTTTAAAAGGCGTcattaaaaatgcttttaaataaaatcatgctTTACCAGGAAATCTTCAAAAAGTTCCTCAACTTTCTTGCCAAGGTACAGGATCAGGCTGCGGATAACAGCATCACATCTATTATTTAGACACAATGATGTGTAAAGTGAGAACACGAGAACATACGAGGAGCAAGGAGCTGTGATCTGAGTGTACGGAGCAAGCGGAATCGTTTGCCCTCAGTTGAACATTGAATTGTCTTTGTCCAATCACATTCACGTCTAAAGACAGGGTCAAAATTAATACATGTACCTTTAGTGTCACACACTGTGTGGGAACTTTGAGTGCAGAATTTTTCTGCCTTATATTTGTACACTGAGGTCTGTCTCCCTACAAAAAAAGGTCACCAAAGCATAATTTTGGACAAACACACCTGACTCAGTTTGTCCAGGAACGGCCTCAGCTTGGTCCCTACAACACCTCCCCTGGCCTTCATCAGGGCAATAAGTTTTGGTGTGTAGTGGTCAAGTCTGTACATGAAGCTCTGCTCCAGGGAAACTGTAGTTATTCTTCTGAATTCCTCGTTGATCTGAACTGACAAAAGATTcacaaatgaacatgaacaatCTGAGTACAAGCAAGGTAGTGACCGGCCTTGACCAGCGTGTAGATGTTTCAATCTATAATGTTTTAAGAGAGCTAAATGTTTTGATGCCCTGAAGTTACAATTTTTGCATGACCATCTCATAACAAAGGAGGCCTACTGCTTCTCCTTGATGACGTCAGCACTGAAACCCACCAATCTGTCCTCCTGCTTAGACCTCAGCTGCCCACTGGCTCATCCtaaggagagaaagaaatcaaGAAATTCATGATGCAGCACGACCGACTTAAGCATTACCAACCAATCtcagcattaagaaaaaaaaaatctcaaagacACTTTGGTAAGAGCTAAGTTCCAAAGACAGGGACCAGGTCAAAAAAGAGGACAACATTGGGCCTTTCACCCCAGAACATTCCTTAATAACCCACATGGGGGAGCCAACACCCCAATAATGGACAACCTCTCTCCAAACCAGGAACCTGATCTAGGCTATAACCTGTCGTGCCTGCAATCAAACCTACATAGGGCAAACAGGCCAACCACTATTAGCACACCTGAAACAGCATCTGTTCACCATTGGGGAGGACAGACTGACCACCCCACTGGTTCAACACTTCCAAATTCATCCAATGCAATATCTTTCCATCACTGGCCTTCAATCCAACCCGGCGTGGACGGAGGGTCAACGGAGGAGACACGAGGCCCTCTGGatagaaaagttaaaaacaagagTCCCTTATGGACTGAATGCACACCAATTGTTTACCACTGCTAGTGATTTGAGACCAAAAATGATGACTCTGGACTCGTCCCTTTCAGCAGgcaaaactggatatggtggacTGAAGACTTTCCTCAtgaaggatgtgttcaaatgacacAAGTTGACAAAGAAATCTCAGAAGCAAGAACATTTATTAGACACACAAAACGtacaataaagcaacaagaacaacaacaagaggaaccCTCAACAGCTCtacacacaaaaatctatttcaaaacttccttaagaatataaactatgtacaattgccctgaatggtctcaaagttatttctgaAACTTCAGCCTTCTACGGGTTATGACCGGCCTCAATCTCTCTTGAGTAGCCTTCTTCAACGAGCGGTGGCAAAGTGAACACAAGGGCATTTTGCTGAGTCTGCAATTGAAAATGATATtgaccaaacagataaaaatgtcatttatagaactgacaataaatcattagcAATAGCAATTACTAGctatgaagtggtaaaaatcaaatgctaacaatcaaatgcattgagaaaatagccaaaagtcaaatgcagaatcaaaagttggaaatcaaaatgtaaaagaggtagaaacagttgaaaggtaaaatcagctgctgagggtttgactcaaacaattcaaatggagagaaagaggtatgaagtgtttctctctgtgttttctatcaccaactgaaattaactgccaagttactcctgattaaaactgctctaaaacctgtttgaagtgaaacctgttgaactgtgtgtgaatccacatcttctatgtgctgtggagacagtttgtagcaggattttgacagaaaagtaagtcaagagtttgataaacagcacagacatcagagatcagctgatcacagtcacctgtttgagtccaactgcactcacaggttgccatagcaatatcaaggtctcagcctctacagagtcagattttgctctgtgcacctcttgaactcctcctaataattaaaaaaccataactcctatcaataatatctggtaactaccagtgtcaggagactttactgaacacagacatgtgttatttgtgtagataaagtgaaaaatgaccacagtatggcagtttaaaaactggcctggtttggataatgtctgaggagacccaatatggagatgaatggagcagttgagggctcctcttggtgatcagaggctgctacttCAAGAACCATAAATCCTATGGCTTaaggagtcacactgtgtgacagagcacaaaatgatctacaatttgaggaataaattgtgtgtgagaagtgaaaggtgtgggcaggagaagaggtgaagcacaaaaatttcagaaaaagttgaaggcctgaaagctagagtgggtgacctcactgctgacatcacccactctagccagcacaatacacacccattaaaaacccagaaactgccagaaaacagcatgaaatataaactgctgtcattcaaaaactgtacaagatataaaaatgttgaatgcAAGCTTAATAGCTGAACttattgggacttgtttaaagtttaaatgaagtttgtagcacaaagtatgctggagtagttaaagttcaaagaggATGAAGTGTTCAAGGATTTGAACAAAGTCTCCATCCATTTTGGGACGGACCCTCCCCCCAGAtggcaccatggcaactggTTGCTGGGCAAAAGTTAGTGAGCCAACTGTGATTGGCTAATCAGAGTGGCCAACCCTGAGCCAGTCtttctgtcagccatgttgtcctcttctagcaggacaaaaatagcatcttaaaggtacatcatcacaagtgttactaatgaaatgtagtggagtagaaagcaGCATAAAGTAGTACCTCACCATTGTACTTaaggacagtactttgttactttccacccctgttgaaattcagttatagaagttatgtagacttgctttgtgtgtccaaaggTACACCAAATCcccacagtgtgactgtttgaacagatttataTCCCCAAGtaatacaacagcaacaacaacacacacacaggtttgcgcaggtatacttgtcaggacattgcactgacttccattcattgtggacaaaatttgctactaaactaaatttctGTGCTCAAATAACCCAGCACCTGggatgtctcacactgtcatattctattattataggCACCCCAGGTacctttaatcatgttttataatggTCTTTCATCacctttcattcattgtctggagAGCCAACTGAAGCTGTCATCATTCTGCTaggattaaaaaacactgtagtagaaaaaaactgtatctAATACTAACCAATATGCTTACACATTGAATAActgtttaaatagataaatattccattagcagataaataaatgataggcTGTATCAACCAGTCAATCAGAAGCCTAAATAAAAATCACCCACTCACCTGTatgacctttttctgtgtatttatcatttcagaATGGCCTTAAA of the Lates calcarifer isolate ASB-BC8 unplaced genomic scaffold, TLL_Latcal_v3 _unitig_5313_quiver_1635, whole genome shotgun sequence genome contains:
- the LOC108874342 gene encoding proline-rich protein 36-like translates to MLRASGPPPQKIPRRDPQPPPEPVEARSTARGQITTQQDTWTALLVPVPSRSIIPQVVLHKVPAAAASCRASPLTSLSPPASSSGSSPFSLSSPSSSSSALSSFWTCVEVSDHPPKLILRRDPQPPPEPAEAPPADASASLSGSSLSSLPSPSLLPLLSPLSSSSSSSSSPDQPEHPSAVFHSLCALIFLRSWSRCSSPDKPESPPEPAEAPPADASASFSGSSLSSLPSPSLLPLLSPLLLLF